Proteins encoded together in one Fibrobacter sp. UWR2 window:
- a CDS encoding GGDEF domain-containing protein → MSFLSYFFCLVFFAGGVVAAYFIPDKTLALHLKFVLVGAWGAVLGLVYHSLCCRKLREAEENYTELLNTQNTAPKTEYVPVVPSIGDEVQPFEHPAQQQKKSPFDSILPPGAVPAAEALKQQVKEAPQVFPLDAWNAFCKHILKNRPFSEVVEALEKSLPELFPKAAGILYMYGGVQTELHKILSFGDYVISDDTIMPAECASFNVGDIVVTNFTTGEFTGGCTHLHHHPQGVSFCAPIEGLEEHFGILCIQVDKFPEGESLEFWKAKVSIVAATFGLYVANQNLNLRFQQHSIRDSLTGLFNRRYMEESLRREVSAARRHNTPIGIIMMYPDAIETINKEKGHHAVEQLLWELGQRLPGFIRTEDIPCRYDGNVLCVILPGADSKITLERAERIRREISQLQIAYGDGILATNLSLGVSVMPDHAQDEGGLIYTAQMALQLSINNGGNRVVSVDALR, encoded by the coding sequence ATGAGTTTCCTTTCTTATTTCTTTTGCCTTGTGTTCTTTGCGGGTGGCGTCGTTGCGGCGTATTTTATTCCCGACAAGACTTTGGCTTTGCACCTGAAATTCGTTCTCGTTGGCGCCTGGGGCGCCGTTCTCGGGCTGGTCTACCACAGCCTCTGCTGTCGTAAGCTGCGCGAAGCCGAAGAAAACTACACCGAACTCCTCAATACGCAGAATACCGCCCCGAAAACCGAATATGTGCCTGTCGTGCCCTCTATCGGCGACGAAGTTCAGCCTTTTGAACACCCTGCCCAGCAGCAAAAGAAGAGCCCCTTCGACAGCATTCTCCCGCCGGGCGCCGTCCCTGCGGCCGAAGCCCTCAAGCAGCAGGTCAAGGAAGCCCCGCAGGTGTTCCCTCTCGATGCCTGGAACGCCTTCTGCAAGCATATCCTCAAGAATCGCCCGTTCTCCGAGGTGGTCGAGGCGCTCGAAAAGTCGCTTCCGGAACTGTTCCCGAAGGCTGCCGGCATCCTCTACATGTATGGCGGGGTTCAGACGGAACTCCACAAGATCCTTTCCTTTGGCGATTACGTCATCAGCGACGATACGATTATGCCGGCGGAATGCGCGAGCTTCAATGTGGGCGATATCGTGGTCACGAACTTCACCACGGGAGAATTTACCGGGGGCTGTACGCACCTGCACCATCACCCGCAGGGAGTATCGTTCTGTGCGCCTATCGAGGGCCTCGAGGAGCATTTTGGCATTCTCTGTATCCAGGTGGACAAGTTCCCCGAGGGCGAAAGTCTCGAGTTCTGGAAGGCGAAGGTGAGCATCGTGGCTGCAACTTTCGGCCTGTATGTCGCAAACCAGAACCTGAATCTCCGGTTCCAGCAGCACAGTATCCGCGATAGCCTTACCGGGCTGTTCAACAGGCGCTATATGGAAGAATCCCTGCGCCGCGAGGTCTCTGCCGCCCGCCGTCACAATACTCCTATCGGCATTATCATGATGTATCCCGATGCCATCGAGACCATCAACAAGGAAAAGGGCCATCACGCGGTCGAACAGCTCCTGTGGGAACTGGGCCAGCGCCTGCCCGGGTTTATCCGTACCGAAGACATCCCGTGCCGTTACGACGGGAATGTCCTCTGCGTCATTTTGCCCGGTGCCGATAGCAAGATAACCCTTGAGCGCGCCGAACGCATCCGCAGGGAGATTTCCCAGCTCCAGATTGCGTACGGCGACGGCATCCTGGCTACGAACCTGAGCCTTGGCGTGTCTGTCATGCCTGACCATGCCCAGGACGAGGGCGGACTTATTTATACCGCCCAGATGGCGCTGCAGTTGTCCATCAACAATGGCGGGAACAGGGTTGTTTCCGTCGACGCGCTGCGCTAG